From Pelomonas sp. SE-A7, a single genomic window includes:
- a CDS encoding alpha/beta hydrolase: MNKTTPTLRQRLLLLPLLAAALSACSTIEVKDSDLFVRSTRPIPDDWWSQAQTLASDKGAKLEQVRFQSADGTALGGLFLRQNGARVTAVYFQGGGNLVQRTYGGLIRQASSLPVNVLFWDYRGMGLSAGQGGTTHLIEDAQAAVREARRLSGESLPVVYWGFSLGTLVSSHLASVQPPDALLLEGTLTTAQDWAENQVPWYARPFVRIKLDDSVKSYDNHNALRALKAPTLMLVGSKDEVSPTSFTRSLEQAMQHRSSCLRVMEVAEVPHGGALYKPEAVQAAQALLEKGAARQGC; this comes from the coding sequence ATGAACAAGACGACCCCGACCCTGCGGCAACGGCTGTTGCTGCTCCCCTTGCTGGCGGCGGCCTTGAGCGCCTGCTCGACCATTGAGGTGAAGGACAGCGACCTCTTCGTCCGCAGCACCCGGCCGATCCCCGACGACTGGTGGAGTCAGGCCCAGACGCTGGCGAGCGACAAGGGCGCGAAGCTGGAGCAGGTGCGCTTCCAGTCGGCCGACGGCACGGCCCTGGGCGGCCTGTTCCTGCGCCAGAACGGCGCCCGCGTGACGGCCGTCTACTTCCAGGGTGGCGGCAACCTGGTCCAGCGCACCTACGGCGGCCTGATCCGCCAGGCATCGTCGCTGCCGGTCAATGTGCTGTTCTGGGATTACCGTGGCATGGGCCTGTCCGCCGGGCAAGGCGGCACGACCCATCTGATCGAAGACGCCCAGGCGGCGGTGCGCGAGGCCAGGCGCCTGTCAGGCGAGAGCCTGCCGGTCGTCTACTGGGGCTTCTCGCTGGGCACCCTGGTCAGTTCGCACCTGGCCAGTGTCCAGCCACCCGACGCCTTGCTGCTGGAAGGCACGCTGACCACCGCGCAGGACTGGGCCGAGAACCAGGTGCCCTGGTATGCCAGGCCCTTTGTCCGCATCAAGCTGGACGACAGCGTGAAGTCCTATGACAACCACAACGCGCTGCGTGCCTTGAAGGCACCGACGCTGATGCTGGTGGGCAGCAAGGACGAGGTCAGCCCGACCTCGTTCACTCGCAGCCTGGAGCAGGCCATGCAGCACCGCAGCAGCTGCCTGCGAGTGATGGAGGTGGCCGAGGTGCCCCATGGCGGCGCGCTCTACAAGCCCGAAGCGGTTCAAGCCGCGCAGGCCCTGCTCGAGAAGGGCGCCGCGCGGCAGGGCTGCTGA
- a CDS encoding YCF48-related protein, with amino-acid sequence MPASLAITASATASAGASVKFASSADSLSGLSYSWNFGDGSGSSTEVSPNHAYLRGGEYTVVLKLSNAGGQSREVQHKLTIDTKANVQGLLCSGASSAGWCWQTPQASANLADLAFLDGTTGWRVGERGEIAKTGDGGVTWVAQRSGTLEDLVSVAFSDSKNGWALGSVDVVLHTRDGGDKWSLSRIPAACPRGSAGRIKPINAEIAYLSGSEVYCATTNGGTSWRKLDREPTHVSDTGELWYFDSASNSILKSADAGLTWTLVLALGAGNNYLSVQILAPKGQDVVVMGIWSKGTRTYRSADGGLRWGDVINTAPGSYDNLFLRSAGSNNNRLVLQTDNGTLYYSTDDGKTWNTEQGPFKAGLLGNAYNNYRIYLVQGDTFLAEYYAPPDGMYARPRYFRLSTDVGRTWTAMTQPEGWIYFYGPVVAKGPSLLWLKGLNEHRLSRDGGQTWPVLAAKEAFRVPRSTSFSDALHGLTVAGRTVSETSDGGRTWTVRRDGSSASSIVPQVQLIDAKLGWLNDATGLFKTADGGRTWTAVKSNPGLSWLSARDAQLAVGRTAAGIWQVTRDGGGSWAELKGLNAVTGIKCILFADANRWAAIATDGRHLFSRDAGASWSTATVGTTTGTAVAGLAPLWAPGARGMVMQSLNGGEQWATVAIGNADARVLAVKFFDARIGWLVGEAGLLMATTDGGQTWRVQASLVQEDLRAIDVVDAKTAWISGSGGALLSTASGGN; translated from the coding sequence ATCCCGGCCAGTCTGGCCATCACGGCATCTGCGACGGCCAGTGCTGGCGCATCGGTCAAATTCGCCAGCTCGGCCGACAGCCTGAGCGGGCTCAGCTACAGCTGGAACTTCGGTGACGGCAGCGGCAGCAGCACCGAGGTTTCGCCCAACCATGCCTATCTGCGGGGCGGCGAATACACGGTCGTGCTGAAGCTGAGCAATGCCGGCGGCCAGAGCCGCGAAGTGCAGCACAAGCTGACGATAGACACCAAGGCCAATGTGCAGGGCCTGCTGTGCAGCGGTGCGTCCAGCGCTGGCTGGTGCTGGCAGACGCCGCAGGCCAGCGCCAATCTGGCCGACCTGGCTTTTCTCGATGGCACGACCGGCTGGCGCGTCGGTGAGCGGGGCGAGATCGCCAAGACCGGCGACGGTGGTGTGACCTGGGTGGCCCAGCGGTCCGGCACGCTGGAGGACCTGGTCTCGGTCGCCTTCAGCGACAGCAAGAACGGCTGGGCCCTGGGCAGCGTCGATGTGGTGCTGCACACGCGCGATGGCGGTGACAAGTGGTCGCTCAGCCGCATTCCGGCCGCCTGCCCGAGAGGCAGTGCCGGCCGGATCAAGCCGATCAATGCCGAGATCGCCTACCTGTCCGGGTCGGAAGTCTATTGCGCCACCACGAATGGCGGGACGAGCTGGCGCAAGCTCGATCGGGAGCCTACCCATGTGTCCGACACCGGGGAGCTCTGGTACTTCGATTCCGCCAGCAACTCGATCCTGAAGTCTGCCGATGCGGGCCTGACCTGGACGCTGGTGCTGGCCTTGGGCGCGGGCAACAACTACCTGTCGGTGCAGATCCTGGCGCCCAAGGGCCAGGACGTGGTGGTGATGGGTATCTGGAGCAAGGGTACCCGGACCTACCGCAGCGCGGATGGGGGCCTGCGCTGGGGCGACGTCATCAATACGGCGCCCGGCTCCTACGACAACCTCTTCCTGCGCTCGGCGGGCTCGAACAACAACCGGCTGGTGCTGCAGACTGACAACGGCACGCTCTACTACAGCACCGACGACGGCAAGACCTGGAACACGGAGCAGGGGCCGTTCAAGGCCGGCCTGCTGGGCAACGCCTACAACAATTACCGGATCTACCTGGTGCAGGGAGATACCTTTCTGGCCGAGTACTACGCGCCGCCGGACGGTATGTATGCGCGTCCCAGGTATTTCAGGCTCAGTACCGACGTGGGCAGGACCTGGACGGCCATGACGCAGCCCGAGGGCTGGATCTATTTCTACGGCCCCGTCGTGGCCAAAGGCCCGAGCCTGCTGTGGCTCAAGGGCCTCAACGAGCACCGCCTGAGTCGCGACGGCGGTCAGACCTGGCCGGTGCTCGCCGCCAAGGAAGCCTTCCGGGTTCCGCGCAGCACCTCGTTCTCCGACGCCCTGCATGGCCTCACGGTCGCCGGCCGTACCGTCAGCGAGACCAGCGACGGTGGCCGGACCTGGACGGTACGCCGCGACGGCTCCAGCGCTTCCAGCATCGTTCCTCAAGTCCAGCTGATCGATGCCAAGCTCGGTTGGCTCAACGACGCCACCGGACTGTTCAAGACCGCCGACGGCGGTCGCACCTGGACCGCGGTCAAGTCCAACCCCGGCCTGAGCTGGCTGAGCGCCCGCGATGCCCAGCTGGCGGTGGGTCGCACCGCAGCCGGCATTTGGCAGGTGACCCGTGACGGCGGCGGCAGCTGGGCCGAGCTCAAGGGCCTCAATGCCGTAACCGGCATCAAGTGCATCCTGTTTGCCGACGCCAACCGCTGGGCTGCCATCGCAACGGACGGACGCCATCTGTTCTCGCGCGACGCCGGGGCCAGTTGGTCTACCGCCACCGTGGGCACGACGACGGGCACGGCGGTGGCGGGTCTGGCGCCGCTCTGGGCACCGGGCGCACGGGGCATGGTCATGCAGTCGCTGAACGGCGGCGAGCAATGGGCGACCGTCGCCATCGGCAATGCCGACGCCCGGGTGCTGGCGGTCAAGTTCTTCGACGCGCGGATCGGCTGGCTGGTCGGCGAGGCCGGCCTGTTGATGGCGACCACCGATGGGGGCCAGACCTGGCGGGTTCAGGCCAGCCTGGTTCAGGAGGATCTGCGGGCGATCGACGTGGTCGATGCCAAGACCGCCTGGATCAGCGGTTCAGGCGGCGCCCTGCTGAGCACGGCCAGCGGCGGAAACTGA
- the recG gene encoding ATP-dependent DNA helicase RecG, giving the protein MPEAAPASANKPKSAPRKAMDKLGLLRDIDLALHLPLRYEDETRLTPIAEALEGQTVQCEGRVTECKVELRSRRQLLVRIEDASGELLLRFLNFYPSQQKQMAQGQRLRVRGELRGGFFGREMVHPVVKAVDETTPLAQALTPVYPASAGLPQAYLRKAIEAAMKRAPLEEVLPSRSVPAQLPSLREALNFLHHPPPRVPLATLEDHTHPAWQRLKFEELLAQQLSQLKAQRERAHLKAPALQGRREGLHEQLLGHLPFQLTGAQQRVVEEIAQDLALAKPMHRLLQGDVGSGKTVVAALAAAVCMDAGWQCALMAPTEILAEQHFRKLIAWLEPLGVRVAWLTGSVKGKARQKMLDAVASGEANLVVGTHAVIEDKVAFAKLGLAVVDEQHRFGVAQRLALRKKLAAQALEPHLLMMSATPIPRTLAMTYFADLDVSTIDELPPGRSPIVTRVFADNRRDEVIAKIRDAADEGRQVYWVCPLIEESEALDLKNATDTHAELSAALPGHAVGLLHGRMSPGEKAAVMDAFSGGLSKVLVATTVIEVGVDVPNASLMVVEHAERFGLSQLHQLRGRVGRGAVASVCVLLYTAPLSVTGKSRLKAMAETTDGFEIARRDLDIRGPGEFMGTRQSGAELLRFADIQEDAPLLKAARALAPQLLDEHPDAARRQVERWLGGKAEFLKA; this is encoded by the coding sequence ATGCCCGAGGCCGCCCCCGCATCAGCCAACAAACCCAAGTCCGCCCCCCGCAAGGCCATGGACAAGCTGGGCCTGTTGCGCGACATCGACCTGGCCCTGCACCTGCCGCTTCGTTACGAAGACGAGACGCGGCTGACGCCCATCGCCGAGGCGCTGGAAGGGCAGACGGTGCAGTGCGAGGGCCGGGTCACCGAGTGCAAGGTGGAGCTGCGCAGCCGGCGCCAGCTGCTGGTGCGAATAGAAGACGCGAGCGGCGAGCTGCTGCTGCGCTTCCTGAATTTCTATCCCTCGCAGCAGAAGCAGATGGCGCAGGGCCAGCGGCTGCGGGTGCGCGGCGAATTGCGCGGCGGCTTCTTTGGCCGCGAGATGGTGCATCCAGTGGTCAAGGCGGTGGACGAGACCACGCCGCTGGCGCAGGCCCTGACCCCGGTCTACCCGGCCAGTGCCGGCCTGCCGCAAGCCTATCTGCGCAAGGCCATCGAGGCGGCCATGAAGCGCGCGCCGCTGGAAGAAGTGCTGCCGTCGCGCAGCGTGCCGGCCCAACTGCCCTCGCTGCGCGAGGCGCTGAATTTTCTGCACCATCCGCCACCGCGTGTGCCGCTGGCCACCCTGGAGGACCACACGCACCCGGCCTGGCAGCGGCTCAAGTTCGAGGAGCTGCTGGCCCAGCAGCTGAGCCAGCTCAAGGCGCAGAGGGAGCGCGCCCATCTGAAGGCGCCGGCGCTGCAGGGGCGACGCGAGGGCCTCCATGAGCAACTGCTGGGCCATCTGCCGTTCCAGCTGACCGGCGCCCAGCAGCGCGTGGTCGAGGAGATTGCGCAAGACCTGGCCCTGGCCAAGCCCATGCACAGGCTGCTGCAGGGTGACGTGGGATCCGGCAAGACCGTGGTCGCGGCGCTGGCCGCGGCCGTGTGCATGGATGCCGGCTGGCAATGCGCGCTGATGGCGCCGACCGAGATCCTGGCCGAGCAGCATTTCCGCAAGCTGATCGCCTGGCTGGAGCCGCTGGGCGTGCGCGTGGCCTGGCTGACCGGCTCGGTCAAGGGCAAGGCGCGCCAGAAGATGCTGGACGCCGTCGCCTCTGGCGAGGCCAACCTGGTGGTGGGCACGCATGCGGTGATCGAAGACAAGGTCGCGTTCGCCAAGCTGGGCCTGGCCGTGGTCGACGAGCAGCACCGCTTCGGCGTGGCGCAGCGACTGGCGCTGCGCAAGAAGCTGGCCGCGCAGGCGCTGGAGCCTCACTTGTTGATGATGAGTGCCACGCCCATCCCGCGCACCTTGGCGATGACCTATTTCGCCGACCTGGACGTGTCCACCATCGACGAGCTGCCGCCCGGCCGCAGCCCCATCGTCACCCGCGTGTTCGCCGACAACCGGCGCGACGAGGTGATCGCCAAGATCCGCGACGCTGCCGACGAGGGCCGGCAGGTCTACTGGGTCTGCCCGCTGATCGAAGAGTCGGAGGCCCTGGACCTGAAGAACGCCACCGACACCCATGCCGAGCTGAGCGCCGCCCTGCCCGGCCATGCGGTCGGTCTCCTGCACGGCCGCATGTCGCCTGGCGAGAAGGCTGCGGTGATGGACGCCTTCAGCGGCGGCCTGAGCAAGGTGCTGGTCGCCACCACGGTGATCGAGGTCGGCGTCGATGTGCCCAATGCCAGCCTGATGGTGGTCGAGCATGCCGAGCGCTTCGGGCTTTCGCAGCTGCACCAGCTGCGCGGCCGCGTGGGCCGCGGCGCCGTGGCCAGTGTCTGCGTGCTGCTCTACACCGCGCCGCTGTCGGTGACCGGCAAGTCGCGGCTCAAGGCCATGGCCGAGACCACCGACGGGTTCGAGATCGCCCGCCGCGACCTCGACATCCGCGGCCCCGGCGAGTTCATGGGCACGCGCCAGAGCGGCGCCGAGCTCTTGCGCTTCGCCGACATCCAGGAAGACGCGCCCCTGCTCAAGGCCGCGCGCGCGCTTGCCCCGCAGCTGCTGGACGAACATCCGGACGCCGCGCGCCGCCAGGTCGAACGCTGGCTGGGCGGCAAGGCCGAGTTCCTCAAAGCCTGA
- the queA gene encoding tRNA preQ1(34) S-adenosylmethionine ribosyltransferase-isomerase QueA: MSRSYTVADFDFELPPELIAQHPAPERSGSRLLDGRDDAPVDRTFRELPELLKAGDLLVFNDTQVIKARLYGRKASGGAVEALVERVLPGTQEVWAHVRASKSPKAGAVIRFAEAFDAEVMGRCGPDDGLFHLRLAGDPFALLEAHGHVPLPPYIEHEDSADDVRRYQTVFARHPGAVAAPTASLHFDEAVLARLAERGVQTASVTLHVGAGTFQPVRVEAIAEHKMHSEWFDVPAATVEAIQRTRAAGGKVIAVGTTSLRALESAARGGELRAGASETDIFITPGFGFRVVDGLLTNFHLPRSTLMMLVSALAGYERIRALYEHAIAQRYRFFSYGDAMLLNRLGTLND; this comes from the coding sequence ATGTCCCGCTCCTACACGGTCGCCGACTTCGACTTTGAACTGCCGCCCGAGCTGATCGCCCAGCACCCGGCGCCCGAGCGCAGCGGCTCGCGCCTGCTGGATGGCCGCGACGACGCTCCCGTCGACCGCACCTTCCGCGAGCTGCCCGAGCTGCTCAAGGCCGGCGACCTGCTGGTCTTCAACGACACCCAGGTGATCAAGGCGCGGCTCTACGGCCGCAAGGCCAGCGGCGGCGCGGTCGAGGCCCTGGTCGAGCGGGTGCTGCCCGGCACGCAGGAAGTCTGGGCCCATGTGCGCGCCAGCAAGTCGCCCAAGGCCGGTGCGGTGATCCGCTTCGCCGAGGCCTTTGACGCCGAGGTGATGGGCCGCTGCGGGCCGGACGACGGCCTGTTCCATCTGCGCCTGGCCGGCGATCCTTTCGCCCTGCTCGAGGCCCACGGCCATGTGCCGCTGCCGCCCTACATCGAGCATGAAGACTCGGCCGACGACGTGCGGCGCTACCAGACCGTGTTCGCCCGCCATCCGGGCGCCGTGGCGGCGCCCACCGCCTCGCTGCATTTCGATGAAGCCGTGCTGGCCCGGCTGGCCGAGCGTGGCGTGCAGACCGCCAGCGTCACCCTGCATGTGGGCGCCGGCACCTTCCAGCCGGTGCGGGTCGAGGCCATCGCCGAACACAAGATGCACAGCGAATGGTTCGACGTGCCGGCCGCGACCGTCGAGGCGATCCAGCGCACCCGCGCCGCCGGCGGCAAGGTCATTGCCGTGGGCACGACCAGCCTGCGGGCGCTGGAATCGGCGGCCCGCGGCGGCGAGCTCAGGGCCGGCGCCAGCGAGACCGACATCTTCATCACGCCGGGCTTCGGCTTCCGCGTCGTCGATGGCCTGCTGACCAATTTCCATCTGCCGCGCAGCACGCTGATGATGCTGGTCAGCGCCCTGGCCGGTTATGAGCGAATCCGAGCGCTGTATGAGCATGCGATTGCGCAGCGCTACCGCTTCTTCAGCTACGGTGATGCGATGCTGCTGAACCGTCTCG
- a CDS encoding YCF48-related protein: MNNKHVSLRAHGIGLAAAVLLAACGGGDDSPPAPTTPPVTAVPESLSLTAPAAGEAGTEFQFGNSASGLSGLTFAWDFGDGKQSSDASPKHSFSKGGDYEVVLKVSNSAGASREQRIKVSVTNLANVKGLVCSGASSTGWCWQQPKPTGNERTDLLMLSATSGFMVGENGEIFRTTDAGTTWTAVPSGVTSTLRSISFSSDKDGWIVGDYGALLRTSDGGATWTLSKIAETDSYYNSVGALQALDANTAIMGVGYSYRYTSDGGKTWATSGMQPSLITPKGVFWSMASYGSQLNKSTDFGKSSSVVMTLSEPGYSMNGSAVAVFDESVVMLSSVLYRYDPYTYNYEYKRVLRRSEDGGASWTRIEPSGLEAEDQRGSSMPQIMRASATDKNVVAAFGSSVYRSADGGSSWKKVSTPSGMYSSTFGGTLALGNTLLVPSYGTVYRSEDLGQTWTAIAVGTASSSSLWGLKRINTDTVTVRSSEGSAYVSGDQGKTWKRFQGSSPGQQATYVGGGFFDGKHGFLLSQQGEMTETTDGGLSWKTKLPGLIQGYGDMQVYGDKLAWLLLGDGRFSRSTDGGASWSSAVRVGQSGFRRIGLVDDKRAWAAYSYSYYSSSFALTSDGGQTWTDTSPVANVQSLYMGADLPLLGYGNTGMIATSSDNGKTWSQRYSGTQVQFLSMTAAEAGNLWVVGEQGVVRRSIDKGQSWTEVNLGSSDTLNHVAFANAKVGWIAGNRGTVFATTDGGKTWARQLTGTLRHLSRIIVVDAKTAWALGDGGTVLATGNGGF; this comes from the coding sequence ATGAACAACAAGCATGTGAGCCTGCGTGCTCACGGGATTGGCCTTGCCGCAGCGGTGCTGCTGGCAGCTTGCGGCGGCGGTGACGACAGCCCGCCGGCGCCCACGACGCCACCGGTCACGGCGGTACCCGAGAGCCTGTCGCTGACCGCGCCGGCTGCCGGTGAAGCCGGCACCGAATTCCAGTTCGGCAACAGTGCGTCCGGCCTCAGCGGCCTGACCTTTGCCTGGGACTTCGGCGACGGCAAGCAGAGCAGCGATGCCAGCCCCAAGCACAGCTTCAGCAAGGGCGGCGACTACGAGGTCGTCCTCAAGGTCAGCAATTCGGCCGGGGCCAGCCGCGAGCAGCGGATCAAGGTCAGCGTCACCAACCTGGCCAACGTCAAGGGACTGGTCTGCAGCGGCGCCTCCTCGACCGGCTGGTGCTGGCAGCAACCCAAGCCGACCGGCAACGAACGCACCGACCTGCTGATGCTCAGCGCCACAAGCGGCTTCATGGTGGGTGAGAACGGCGAGATCTTCAGGACCACCGATGCCGGCACCACCTGGACGGCCGTGCCGTCGGGTGTCACCAGCACACTGCGCAGCATTTCCTTCAGCAGCGACAAGGACGGCTGGATCGTCGGCGACTACGGCGCGCTGCTGCGCACCAGCGATGGCGGCGCCACCTGGACGCTGAGCAAGATCGCGGAGACAGATTCCTACTACAACTCGGTGGGCGCCCTGCAGGCCCTGGATGCCAACACGGCCATCATGGGGGTCGGCTACAGCTACCGCTACACCAGCGACGGTGGCAAGACATGGGCCACCTCCGGCATGCAGCCCAGCCTGATCACGCCCAAGGGTGTCTTCTGGTCGATGGCCAGCTACGGCAGCCAGCTCAACAAGTCCACCGACTTCGGCAAGTCGAGCAGCGTCGTGATGACCCTGTCGGAGCCGGGCTATTCGATGAACGGGTCCGCGGTCGCGGTGTTCGACGAGAGCGTGGTCATGCTCAGCAGCGTCCTGTACCGCTATGACCCCTACACCTACAACTACGAATACAAGCGGGTGCTGCGGCGTTCGGAAGATGGCGGCGCCAGCTGGACCCGCATCGAGCCTTCGGGCCTGGAGGCGGAAGACCAGCGCGGCAGCTCGATGCCGCAGATCATGCGCGCTTCGGCCACCGACAAGAACGTCGTGGCTGCCTTCGGCTCGTCGGTCTACCGCAGTGCCGACGGCGGCAGCAGCTGGAAGAAGGTCAGCACGCCGTCGGGCATGTATTCGTCCACCTTCGGCGGTACGCTGGCCCTGGGCAACACGCTGCTGGTGCCCTCCTATGGCACGGTCTACCGCAGCGAGGACCTGGGTCAGACCTGGACCGCCATTGCCGTCGGCACCGCGTCCAGCAGTTCCCTCTGGGGGCTGAAGCGCATCAACACCGACACGGTCACGGTGCGCTCCTCCGAAGGCAGCGCCTATGTGTCGGGCGACCAGGGCAAGACCTGGAAGCGCTTCCAAGGCAGCAGCCCTGGCCAGCAGGCCACCTACGTGGGCGGCGGCTTCTTCGACGGCAAGCATGGTTTCCTGCTGAGCCAGCAGGGCGAGATGACCGAAACCACCGACGGCGGCCTGAGCTGGAAGACCAAGCTGCCCGGCCTGATCCAGGGCTACGGCGACATGCAGGTCTACGGCGACAAGCTGGCCTGGCTGTTGCTGGGCGATGGCCGCTTCTCGCGCAGCACCGATGGTGGTGCCAGCTGGAGTTCGGCGGTGCGCGTGGGCCAGAGCGGCTTCCGCCGCATCGGCCTGGTCGATGACAAGCGGGCCTGGGCGGCCTACAGCTACAGCTACTACTCCAGCAGCTTCGCCCTGACGAGCGACGGTGGCCAGACCTGGACCGACACCTCGCCGGTGGCCAATGTCCAGTCGCTCTACATGGGCGCGGACCTGCCTCTGCTGGGCTACGGCAACACCGGCATGATTGCCACCAGCAGCGACAACGGCAAGACCTGGAGCCAGCGCTACTCCGGCACCCAGGTCCAGTTCCTGTCGATGACCGCGGCCGAGGCGGGCAACCTGTGGGTCGTCGGCGAGCAGGGCGTGGTTCGCCGCTCGATCGACAAGGGCCAGAGCTGGACCGAGGTCAACCTGGGCAGCAGCGACACCCTGAACCACGTGGCCTTCGCGAACGCCAAGGTCGGCTGGATTGCCGGCAATCGCGGCACGGTCTTCGCCACCACCGACGGCGGCAAGACCTGGGCGCGACAGCTGACCGGTACCCTGCGCCACCTCAGCCGCATCATCGTGGTCGATGCCAAGACCGCCTGGGCCCTCGGCGACGGCGGTACGGTGCTGGCGACCGGCAACGGCGGCTTCTGA
- a CDS encoding PKD domain-containing protein produces MNAVHRSRLRALAATVALTSLMAACGGGGGGGGSTVEPPKPPQGTALPDQVTLTALAATEIGVEQSFGNSVSGLTGLTFAWDFGDGSTSAEPSPKHAYAKTGDFAVKFKVTNAAGTFREATQTVVVNSLAHVRNLSCSGANSSGWCWQTPRVGERFNGVALLSASLGWAAGADGQLFKTTDGGSSWTAGFKAAGKSFVSINFVDAQVGAALAKDGTLYLTTDGGTQWAAKSMAPGFNSTGLGQTLDLLDSRRIVVRRSGLAAASSDGGTTWLSVAKTVATARPSSALWAPDGRYTDLGQAYQAYGPTPTTREPWESSGPGWYFWTDDLTAVDELTAVRVQWADQPISNGPDLRAVLRTFDGGQTWERIAIKEDGVRLSRSRISPATERPIYYPTLLVPTNGRVLWALGSTVYRSTDGGANWTQAVVAGGAPTGIRVEGWADRSNPARLLTVYRQFGETLGVLYETLDEGKTWTKTGLAEAGIGVTRILSGEAGRVVVEANNGAQYRRDDATGRWVRIANADDLGSITALGFWDGQTGKGLATTSGSGLLATDDGGRNWRVQQLGDLSAFFFPANYRSKLQVFGSKAWTARNGNVYFSDNRGDTWTEKGRAQFGAAHVWTAHFRDANNGDVVLDAGYLMRTTDGGATWTRTGNAVLSNDIQFVNDQLGLINIEKAGISVTRDGGATWSNVVIPTAQFYFKQMLMVDANEWWVVGYLAAPVVGYVHVTRDGGQTWTEHKLPGKDWPALRAVGVAADGQPWIAGDGGALFTTTDRGATWQDRSLTTGSSLSAIHFNSSKTGWLGGTRGEVVSTGTGGR; encoded by the coding sequence ATGAACGCCGTCCATCGCTCGCGCCTGCGAGCCCTTGCCGCCACTGTGGCGCTGACCAGCCTGATGGCCGCTTGTGGCGGCGGCGGTGGTGGCGGAGGCTCGACCGTCGAACCGCCCAAGCCGCCGCAAGGCACGGCCTTGCCGGACCAGGTGACGCTGACCGCCCTGGCCGCCACCGAGATCGGCGTCGAGCAGTCCTTCGGCAACAGCGTGTCGGGCCTCACCGGGCTGACTTTTGCCTGGGACTTTGGCGATGGCAGCACCAGCGCCGAGCCCAGCCCCAAGCATGCCTATGCCAAGACTGGCGACTTCGCGGTCAAGTTCAAGGTGACCAATGCCGCTGGCACGTTCCGCGAAGCGACGCAGACCGTTGTGGTGAACAGCCTGGCCCATGTGCGCAATCTGAGCTGCAGCGGCGCCAACAGCAGCGGCTGGTGCTGGCAGACGCCGCGGGTCGGCGAGCGCTTCAACGGCGTCGCCCTGCTGAGCGCCAGCCTGGGCTGGGCGGCCGGCGCCGACGGTCAGCTTTTCAAGACCACCGATGGCGGCAGCAGCTGGACCGCCGGCTTCAAGGCCGCGGGCAAGTCCTTTGTATCGATCAACTTCGTGGATGCGCAAGTCGGCGCGGCCCTGGCCAAGGACGGCACGCTGTACCTGACCACCGATGGTGGCACGCAATGGGCGGCAAAGAGCATGGCGCCCGGGTTCAACTCGACCGGCCTCGGCCAGACGCTGGACCTGCTCGACAGCCGCCGCATCGTGGTGCGCCGCAGCGGCCTGGCCGCGGCGAGCAGCGACGGCGGCACGACCTGGTTGAGCGTGGCCAAGACGGTGGCCACGGCTCGGCCTTCGAGCGCACTCTGGGCTCCGGATGGCCGCTACACCGACCTGGGCCAGGCCTACCAGGCCTATGGCCCGACCCCGACCACGCGCGAGCCCTGGGAGTCGAGCGGCCCCGGCTGGTATTTCTGGACCGACGATCTCACCGCGGTGGATGAGCTGACGGCCGTGCGCGTGCAGTGGGCCGACCAGCCGATCAGCAACGGTCCCGACCTGCGTGCCGTGTTGCGGACCTTCGATGGCGGCCAGACCTGGGAGCGCATCGCGATCAAGGAGGACGGCGTCCGCCTGTCGCGCTCCCGGATCAGCCCGGCCACGGAAAGGCCGATCTACTACCCCACGCTCCTTGTGCCTACCAACGGCCGGGTGCTTTGGGCGCTCGGCAGCACGGTCTACCGCAGCACCGACGGCGGTGCGAACTGGACTCAGGCCGTCGTCGCCGGCGGAGCCCCGACCGGCATTCGGGTGGAAGGCTGGGCCGACCGCAGCAATCCGGCGCGTCTGCTGACGGTCTACCGCCAGTTCGGCGAGACCCTGGGCGTGCTGTACGAAACCCTGGACGAGGGCAAGACCTGGACCAAGACTGGCCTTGCCGAGGCGGGAATCGGCGTGACCCGCATCCTGTCGGGCGAGGCAGGGCGGGTCGTGGTCGAGGCCAACAATGGCGCGCAATACAGGCGCGATGATGCGACGGGCCGCTGGGTGCGGATTGCCAATGCCGACGACCTGGGCTCAATCACGGCCCTGGGCTTCTGGGACGGTCAGACCGGCAAGGGACTGGCCACCACCTCCGGCTCCGGCCTGCTGGCCACCGACGATGGTGGGCGCAACTGGCGTGTACAGCAGCTCGGCGATCTCTCGGCGTTCTTCTTCCCGGCCAACTACCGCAGCAAGCTGCAGGTCTTCGGCAGCAAGGCCTGGACGGCACGCAACGGCAACGTGTATTTCAGCGACAACCGCGGCGACACCTGGACCGAGAAGGGCCGGGCCCAGTTCGGCGCCGCCCATGTCTGGACCGCCCACTTCCGCGATGCCAACAATGGTGACGTGGTGCTGGACGCCGGCTATCTGATGCGAACCACCGATGGTGGCGCCACCTGGACCCGCACCGGCAATGCCGTGCTGAGCAACGACATCCAGTTCGTCAACGACCAGCTGGGCCTGATCAATATCGAGAAGGCCGGCATCTCGGTGACGCGCGACGGCGGTGCGACCTGGTCCAACGTCGTCATTCCGACCGCGCAGTTCTATTTCAAGCAGATGCTGATGGTCGACGCCAACGAATGGTGGGTGGTCGGCTATCTGGCGGCGCCGGTGGTCGGCTACGTGCACGTGACCCGCGATGGCGGCCAGACCTGGACCGAGCACAAGCTGCCCGGCAAGGACTGGCCGGCGCTGCGGGCGGTGGGCGTGGCCGCCGATGGTCAGCCCTGGATCGCCGGCGACGGCGGCGCACTGTTCACCACCACGGACCGCGGTGCGACCTGGCAGGACCGCAGCCTGACCACCGGCTCCTCGCTGTCCGCGATCCACTTCAACTCGAGCAAGACCGGCTGGCTGGGTGGCACGCGCGGCGAGGTGGTGTCTACGGGCACCGGCGGTCGCTGA